From the Streptomyces sp. KMM 9044 genome, one window contains:
- a CDS encoding MerR family transcriptional regulator: protein MSERHMQIGEVAERTGLSLRTIRHYEEVGLVIPSARSKGGFRLYAEADVARLMVIRRMKPLDFSLEEMRDLLEITDRFADTDDRPAGEELERLRERLDSYRKVADARCETLRARLEMAEDFASALRRRLQTDARSSA from the coding sequence ATGAGCGAGCGGCACATGCAGATCGGCGAGGTGGCCGAGCGGACCGGTCTGTCGCTGCGCACCATCCGGCACTACGAGGAAGTGGGCCTGGTCATTCCCTCGGCGCGCAGCAAGGGCGGCTTCCGGCTGTACGCGGAGGCCGACGTGGCGCGGCTGATGGTGATCCGCAGGATGAAGCCGCTGGACTTCTCCCTGGAGGAGATGCGGGACCTGCTGGAGATCACCGACCGGTTTGCGGACACCGACGACCGGCCCGCTGGCGAGGAGCTCGAGCGCCTGCGGGAGCGGCTGGACTCCTACCGCAAGGTGGCCGACGCACGCTGCGAGACCCTGCGGGCCCGGCTGGAGATGGCCGAGGACTTCGCCTCCGCCCTGCGCCGCCGCCTGCAGACGGATGCCCGTTCAAGCGCCTGA
- a CDS encoding spermidine synthase, translating into MSPRFEELDWQETPIGEISLRRRRHPVSGEDVYEVKLGDEFLMSSLFTAGEIALAELGLARLPNTGLDVAVGGLGLGYTARATLDDPRVRTLTVIDALAEVIDWHQRGLVPLGAGLASDSRCRLVHGDFFAMASGTSGLDPKEPDLRFHAILLDVDHSPRDVLHPRHAALYQPPGLRALAGHLRPGGVFALWSNDPPDERFLSALTEVFTEPAAHVVEFTNPLQGGTSANTVYVAGTKTDAY; encoded by the coding sequence ATGAGTCCGCGCTTCGAGGAACTCGACTGGCAGGAGACACCGATCGGTGAGATCAGTCTGCGACGGCGCCGTCATCCGGTCTCGGGCGAGGACGTGTACGAGGTCAAGCTCGGCGACGAGTTCTTGATGTCCAGCCTCTTCACCGCCGGCGAGATCGCGCTGGCGGAGCTGGGCCTGGCCAGGCTGCCGAACACCGGACTGGACGTCGCCGTCGGCGGACTGGGGCTCGGGTACACCGCCCGGGCGACACTGGACGACCCCCGCGTCCGCACGCTCACGGTGATCGACGCACTCGCGGAAGTCATCGACTGGCACCAGCGGGGCCTGGTCCCCCTCGGGGCCGGGCTGGCGTCGGATTCCCGCTGCCGCCTGGTCCACGGCGACTTCTTCGCGATGGCCTCCGGCACCAGCGGACTGGACCCAAAGGAGCCGGATCTCCGGTTCCACGCCATCCTGCTGGACGTCGACCACTCGCCGCGCGATGTGCTCCACCCACGCCACGCCGCGCTCTACCAGCCGCCCGGGCTCCGTGCTCTCGCCGGGCATCTCCGCCCCGGCGGTGTGTTCGCCCTGTGGTCGAACGATCCGCCCGACGAGCGGTTCCTCTCCGCGCTCACCGAGGTCTTCACGGAGCCGGCGGCACACGTCGTCGAGTTCACCAACCCCCTGCAGGGCGGTACGTCGGCCAACACGGTCTATGTGGCCGGCACGAAAACAGACGCGTACTAG
- a CDS encoding ribonuclease J, with protein MSHPHPELKAAPPLPEGGLRVTALGGLGEIGRNMTVFEHAGKLLVVDCGVLFPEETQPGVDVILPDFTSIRDRLDDIAAVVLTHGHEDHIGGVPYLLRERSDIPVVGSKLTLAFLEAKLKEHGIRPRTVRVEEGDRRGFGPFECEFVAVNHSIPDGLAVAIRTGAGMVLHTGDFKMDQFPLDDRITDLRAFARLGEEGVDLFLTDSTNAEVPGFTTSERELNPAIEQVMRTAPRRVIVSSFASHVHRIQQVLDAAHQHGRKVAFVGRSMVRNMGIARELGYLRVPSGLVVSTKELEKLPDHRITLVCTGSQGEPMAALSRMANRDHQIRVGEGDTVLLASSLIPGNENAIYRVINGLTRWGARVVHKGNAKVHVSGHASAGELVYCYNIVKPRNVMPVHGEFRHLRANADLAIRTGVDPARVVIAEDGVVVDLVDGRASITGKVPAGNVYVDGMEVGGATEASLKDRLTLAEEGVVTVVAIVDADTGALAEAPDFLARGFVHDETTFEPVIPVIEKTLATAAQEGVGDAHQLEQLVARAVANWAFRTHRRRPLIIPVIIDA; from the coding sequence ATGAGCCATCCGCACCCCGAACTCAAAGCCGCCCCTCCCCTGCCCGAAGGAGGGCTGAGGGTCACCGCCCTGGGCGGCCTGGGCGAAATCGGCCGCAACATGACCGTCTTCGAGCACGCCGGCAAGCTGCTCGTCGTGGACTGCGGGGTCCTGTTCCCCGAGGAGACGCAGCCCGGGGTGGACGTGATCCTTCCCGACTTCACCTCGATCCGGGACCGCCTGGACGACATCGCGGCCGTCGTCCTGACCCACGGACACGAGGACCACATCGGGGGTGTGCCCTATCTGCTGCGCGAGCGGTCCGACATTCCCGTCGTCGGCTCGAAGCTGACGCTGGCGTTCCTGGAGGCCAAGCTCAAGGAGCACGGCATCCGGCCGCGGACGGTACGGGTCGAGGAAGGCGACCGGCGGGGTTTCGGCCCCTTCGAGTGCGAGTTCGTCGCGGTCAACCACTCCATCCCGGACGGGCTCGCCGTGGCGATCCGTACCGGGGCCGGCATGGTGCTGCACACCGGTGACTTCAAGATGGACCAGTTCCCCCTCGACGACCGCATCACCGACCTGCGTGCCTTCGCCCGTCTGGGCGAGGAGGGCGTCGATCTTTTCCTCACCGACTCCACCAACGCCGAGGTACCCGGCTTCACCACCTCCGAGCGCGAGCTGAATCCGGCGATCGAGCAGGTGATGCGTACCGCGCCCCGGCGGGTCATCGTCTCCAGCTTCGCCAGCCACGTGCACCGCATCCAGCAGGTCCTGGACGCCGCCCACCAGCACGGACGCAAGGTGGCGTTCGTGGGCCGCTCGATGGTCCGCAACATGGGCATCGCCCGTGAGCTGGGTTATCTGAGGGTCCCCTCCGGCCTGGTCGTGAGCACGAAGGAGCTGGAGAAGCTCCCCGACCACCGGATCACCCTGGTGTGCACGGGATCGCAGGGCGAGCCGATGGCCGCGCTGTCGAGGATGGCCAACCGCGACCACCAGATCCGCGTCGGCGAGGGCGACACCGTCCTGCTCGCCAGTTCCCTGATCCCCGGCAACGAGAACGCCATCTACCGGGTGATCAACGGGCTGACCCGCTGGGGCGCCCGCGTCGTCCACAAGGGCAACGCCAAGGTGCACGTCTCCGGGCACGCCAGCGCCGGTGAACTCGTCTACTGCTACAATATCGTCAAGCCCCGCAACGTCATGCCCGTCCACGGCGAGTTCCGTCACCTGCGGGCCAACGCCGACCTCGCCATCCGCACCGGAGTCGACCCCGCGCGGGTCGTCATCGCCGAGGACGGGGTCGTCGTCGACCTCGTCGACGGGCGCGCGTCCATCACCGGCAAGGTGCCCGCGGGCAACGTCTACGTGGACGGCATGGAGGTCGGCGGCGCCACCGAGGCATCCCTCAAGGACCGCCTCACCCTGGCCGAGGAAGGCGTCGTCACCGTCGTGGCCATCGTCGACGCCGACACCGGCGCGCTGGCCGAGGCACCCGACTTCCTGGCCCGCGGCTTCGTCCATGACGAGACCACGTTCGAACCCGTGATCCCCGTCATCGAGAAGACGCTGGCCACCGCCGCCCAGGAAGGCGTCGGCGACGCGCATCAGCTCGAACAGCTCGTCGCCCGCGCCGTGGCCAACTGGGCCTTCCGCACCCACCGCCGCAGGCCGCTGATCATCCCCGTCATCATCGACGCCTGA
- a CDS encoding SulP family inorganic anion transporter, which produces MSSPLSAAPKLRMSKPDWLASPKILRTEVLAGLVVALALIPEAISFSIIAGVDPSVGLFASFTMAVVISVVGGRKAMISAATGAIALVIAPLNRDYGLGHLIAAVILAGVFQVVLGALGVAKLMRFVPRSVMVGFVNALAVLIFMAQVPEMRDVPWAVYPLIVAGLALMVFFPKITKVIPAPLVSIVVLTVITVAAGIAVPSVGDQGELPSSLPVPGLPDVPFTLETLTTIAPYAFAMALVGLMESLMTAKLVDDITDTHSGKTRESIGQGVANIVTGFFGGMGGCAMIGQTMINVRVSGARTRLSTFLAGAFLMVLCIVFGPVVSDIPMAALVAVMIMVSVATFDWHSIQPRTLKRMPLGETVVMATTVVVVVTTHNLAIGVVVGTVAAMIIFAKRVAHLANVSGVVDPDGKQVVYSVTGELFFASSNDLVYQFDYKDDPDDVVIDLSGTHVWDASSVAALDAIETKYAQRGKKVTIVGLNESSADMHQRLAGQLTGGH; this is translated from the coding sequence ATGTCCTCACCGCTGTCCGCGGCCCCCAAGCTGCGCATGTCCAAGCCCGACTGGCTCGCCTCCCCGAAGATCCTCCGCACCGAGGTGCTGGCCGGGTTGGTCGTGGCCCTGGCCCTGATCCCGGAGGCCATCTCCTTCTCGATCATCGCCGGTGTCGACCCCAGCGTCGGTCTGTTCGCCTCGTTCACCATGGCGGTCGTCATCTCCGTCGTGGGGGGCCGCAAGGCGATGATCTCCGCCGCCACCGGCGCGATCGCCCTGGTCATCGCCCCTCTCAACCGTGATTACGGCCTCGGCCACCTGATCGCCGCCGTCATCCTCGCCGGTGTCTTCCAGGTGGTCCTGGGCGCGCTCGGCGTGGCGAAGCTGATGCGGTTCGTGCCCCGCTCGGTGATGGTCGGCTTCGTCAACGCGCTCGCCGTTCTGATCTTCATGGCCCAGGTGCCGGAGATGCGCGACGTCCCCTGGGCGGTCTATCCGCTCATCGTCGCCGGTCTGGCCCTGATGGTGTTCTTCCCGAAGATCACCAAGGTGATCCCGGCGCCGCTGGTCTCCATCGTCGTGCTGACCGTCATCACCGTCGCCGCCGGTATCGCGGTCCCCTCGGTCGGCGACCAGGGCGAGCTGCCGTCCTCCCTGCCCGTCCCGGGCCTGCCGGACGTCCCCTTCACTCTGGAGACCCTGACCACCATCGCCCCCTACGCCTTCGCCATGGCGCTGGTGGGCCTGATGGAGTCGCTGATGACGGCCAAGCTGGTCGACGACATCACCGACACCCACTCGGGCAAGACGCGCGAATCGATCGGTCAGGGTGTCGCCAACATCGTCACCGGGTTCTTCGGCGGCATGGGCGGCTGCGCCATGATCGGCCAGACGATGATCAACGTGCGGGTCTCCGGTGCCCGCACCCGCCTGTCCACCTTCCTCGCGGGCGCGTTCCTGATGGTGCTGTGCATCGTCTTCGGCCCTGTCGTCTCCGACATCCCCATGGCCGCCCTCGTCGCCGTCATGATCATGGTGTCGGTCGCCACCTTCGACTGGCACTCCATCCAGCCCAGGACACTCAAGCGCATGCCGCTGGGCGAGACCGTCGTCATGGCGACCACGGTGGTCGTCGTGGTGACCACCCACAACCTCGCCATCGGCGTCGTCGTCGGTACCGTCGCCGCGATGATCATCTTCGCCAAGCGGGTGGCCCACCTGGCCAACGTCTCCGGGGTGGTCGACCCCGACGGCAAGCAGGTCGTCTACTCGGTCACCGGCGAACTGTTCTTCGCCTCCTCCAACGACCTCGTCTACCAGTTCGACTACAAGGACGACCCGGACGACGTGGTGATCGACCTGTCGGGCACCCACGTCTGGGACGCCTCCTCCGTCGCGGCCCTGGATGCCATCGAGACCAAGTACGCCCAGCGTGGCAAGAAGGTCACCATCGTCGGCCTCAACGAATCCAGCGCCGACATGCACCAACGCCTCGCCGGACAACTCACCGGCGGCCACTGA